The Desulfohalovibrio reitneri genome contains a region encoding:
- a CDS encoding putative molybdenum carrier protein, whose amino-acid sequence MAGPRAPGRIISGGQSGVDRAALDAAMDLGIPHGGWCPRGRRAEDGPIPSRYNLTEAESSGYPERTELNIRQAAATLILNLGELDGGTRLTMGLARKHGAPCLVVELDRPGLLHGAEILDWLERWAGQTLNVAGPSESKRPGVYARAREALVRTLGAYGPALNTA is encoded by the coding sequence ATGGCCGGACCAAGGGCGCCCGGGCGCATCATTTCCGGCGGACAGAGCGGGGTGGACCGGGCCGCACTGGACGCGGCCATGGACCTGGGCATCCCCCACGGGGGGTGGTGCCCGCGCGGCAGGCGGGCCGAGGACGGCCCCATCCCCTCCCGTTACAACCTCACCGAGGCCGAGAGTTCGGGCTATCCCGAGCGCACGGAGCTGAACATCCGTCAGGCCGCGGCCACCCTCATCCTGAACCTGGGCGAACTGGACGGCGGCACCCGCCTGACCATGGGATTGGCCCGCAAGCATGGCGCGCCATGCCTTGTGGTGGAGCTGGACCGCCCCGGACTGCTGCACGGGGCGGAGATACTGGACTGGCTGGAACGATGGGCCGGGCAGACCCTCAACGTGGCCGGGCCCAGCGAGTCCAAGCGGCCCGGGGTGTACGCCCGGGCGCGGGAGGCCCTGGTGCGCACGCTTGGGGCTTACGGCCCCGCTTTGAACACGGCCTGA